TCGACGACCCGGGCGAAGACGGGGGCGCTGTCCAGGAGTCCGGCGGCCATGCCGGCCCACTGCGCACCCTGGCCGGGGAAGACGAACACGGCCTCGCGGACGGCCTGGTGACTGCTGCCCCGTACCGCGCCGCGGTCGACGCCGGCGTCGGCGACCGCGTCCAGCGCGGCCAGCAGCTCGTTCCGGTCGGCGCCGACGAGGACGGCCCGGTGGCTGAAGGCGGTCCGGTCGTGCGCGAGGGCCCGGGCGATCTCGGCGGCACCGAATTCCGGGTGCCGGGAGAGGTGAGCGCGTAGACGGTCGGCCTGTGCGCGCAGTGCCTTCTCGCCGCGTCCGGACATCACCCAGGCGAGAGATTCGGAACCTTCCGAATCGTCCTGCCACCACGGCTGATGCGGGGAGTTCCCGGTGACCGGGGCGGTTTCCTCCGGCCTTGAGCCGAGCACCAGATGACAGTTGGTCCCGCCCATTCCGACGGATGTCACACCGGCGACGAGCGGGCCGTCAGGATTCGGCCATGGTCCGGTTTCGGTGGCGGCGGTGAGCCGAAGATCGGCGAAAGGAATCTGTGGATTCGGCGTCTCGTAGTTCAGGGTCGGTACGAGTTCACGCTCGGCCAGGCAGAGAATCGTCTTGACGAGCCCCGCGATGCCTGACGCGCCTTCGAGGTGGCCGATATTCGTCTTGACGGATCCGAGCCTGAGGGGATTCTCCGGAGATCGGGAGGAGGCGAAAACGGCGCCCAGAGCAGATGCCTCGATGGGGTCGCCGACCCGGGTGCCCGATCCGTGTATTTCTACGTACTGTGCTTGTTCCAGCGGTATTCGCGCATTTTCCCAGGCATCGCGTATGACGCGTTCCTGGGCTTTTCCGTTCGGGGTGGGAAGGGTGTCGCTCGCGCCGTCGCTCCCGACGGCCCCGCCGTGCAGCACACAGTGGATGCGGTCCCCGTCGGCCAGGGCGCGGCCGAGGAGCTTGAGCGCCACCATGCCACCGCCCTCGCCCCGGACGTAGCCGTTCGCCCGGGCGTCGAGTGCGTAACATCGACCGTCGGGCGAGAGACTGCCGAAGGCGGCCAGGGCGTGGGTGCTCTCCGGCGCGAGGTTGAGGTTGACGCCGCCGGCGAGGGCCATGACGGACTCGCCGCGGCGCAGGCTCTCGCAGGCCAGATGCACTGCGACCAGCGCGGACGACTGTGCTGTGTCGACCACCATGCTGGGGCCTCGGAGCCCGAGCGCGTACGAGACCCGGTTGGCGATGATGCCCCGGTGCAGCCCGGTCACGGTGTGCGCGGAGGTGGCGTCGGGGCCGGCGGCGTGGGTGACGGCCGCGTAGTCGTCGGCGATCGCGCCCATGAAGACGCCCGTGGCGGTGTCGGCGAGAGTGGCCGGAACGATGCCGGAGTCCTCGAGCGCCTCCCAGGCGAGTTCGAGGACGAGTCGCTGCTGCGGGTCCATCGCGGCGGCTTCACGCGGGGAAATGCCGAAGAACTCGGCATCGAAGGTGTCGACCCTGGGCAGAAAACCACCGGGGCGCGGTGAGCCGTCGGCCGTGGAGGCAAGGTGTGCGCGATCTGCGGGCGGCTCGCCTATGGCGTCGCGGCCGTTCCTGAGAAGGTTCCAGAATTCGGTGGGGTTCGCACCACCGGGAAAGCGGCAGGAAAGTCCGACGACAGCGACCGTCCGGTCGTCGATACCCTCGGGTAACTTGTGCGACGGTCCATCCTGGACCAACGCTTCCCGGTTTTCCGCCGCACCGCCTGAAGGGCCTCGTACCGCGCTGTCTGATGGCGTTGCTGCCGCCTGAATTTGGGCATGGCGGATCATGATGTTCTTGCTCCCCCCGTGAAGCACGATCAACGGCATGGCCGACTCGGCGGCCCAGCCTGACTCAATCTCAATTTGGACCCTAGCATCGAGACGGCGCTCCGTAAACCAATGGCCAGGGCGCGCGAGTTGGTCCAAGAATCAATAGCCGGTTAATCGGGGGAACCGGCGTCGAGGACCTCTCTCGCGTCACCGTGCGGTTAACCGCACGGAAACGATCCGTACGTGTGCGACACACGCCTTCTCGCCGCGGAAGGCGTGAACCGTCGGGGGACGGCGGGCCTTCCGGCAGCCCATGCCTTCCGGCCCGGCGACCTCACCGCGGTCGATCGACAAGGGTGAGAATCAGCCGGGCCGGAGGTCCGGAGACCCGGAGGCCTGGACGGCCACGGGGAAGCCGGCGGTGCGGGGCGCGTGTGGCTCACGCGATCCGCGGTCGGGTCGTGGACCGGTCACCGGGAAGCGGCCGGGATGTTCCTGTCGGCCGCCGGCTCGCCCGCGGCCTTCGCCGCCGGGTCCGCCTTGGTGAGGGTGCAGACGCCGTCCACGCACTGCCGCTCAAGCCGACCGCGCGAGATCGTCTGCGCCAGGCCGACCATCCAGCACGTGGGGCAGCCCCGGAAGGCGATCAGGGCCAGCGGGGCCGCGAGCAGCGTGGCCGGACCGGCGACGGGCACCATGGCGATCGAGCCGATGATCAGCCCGAAGCCGATGACGCCGCGCGCCAGGTGGCGCGGGACGGACTTGCTGGCGAAGTTCATGTCGTTCGCCGGGGCCTTCGTGGTGACCCGGATCTGGTCGCCCTGTGCGGGCTTCACGATGTTCACGGTCGTGACTCTCCTCCGACGGGTGGTCGATGACTCGATCAGGCCGCCTGGTCGGTGGCCTGATCGGGCGCTTGGTCGATCGCTTCCAGTGACTGACGGACCGCCGCGCGCGCTCGGTGCAGCCGGGACTTCATCGCGGCGTTGCTCAGGCCGAGGGAATGAGCGACGGTCCTGCCGGGCAGCCCCTGGACGTCCCGCATGATCAGGACCTGCCGCTGGTCGCGGGGCAGGGCGCCGACCGCGGCCGCGATCCGCTCCACCTCCAGCCTGTGCAGCACCGCTTCCTCGGCGGACCGTTCCGCGGACGCCTCCGGCTCGGCCGACGGCTCGTCGTTGCGATGGACGAGGAACCGCACCTGCCGGAGGCATTCGTTGCGCACGATCCGGAACATCCATGAGGCGAGCGCACCGGTTGCCCGCAGGGTGCCGATCTTCCGGTACAGGATGATCAGCGCCTCCTGCGCGGCGTCCTCGGCGTCCTGGGGCGAGGCGCACAGCGAATTGGCGAACTTCCGCACATGAGGCTGCGATTCCATGACGACGGTGGTGAGCGACGTGACGTCGCCGTCCTGAGCGGCCTTGATCAGCCGCTCGTCCGGCCAGGAGAAACGTTGGTTCATGTGCTACTCATACCCGGCGGGCGCCCCGCGCGCAGGCACTCGTCAGCTTCGGCTCTTGTAACGGCGCATGAGGTGCCAGCTGCACGCGCCCACGAGCAGGACTCCGATGACTACGAGGGCCGTGACCATGGTGTTCCTCCAGTTGCTTCTCCGGCGCGTTCGGCCGGTACACACATAAGAGACGGCGACCCCCCAAGAGGATTCAGCTTCCGCCGAAGTTTTTTTCGCCGGGTTCCGCGCGGGGTCGCCCGGGCCTCTCGTGTCGGCCCCCGGCGCGTGCGTCGTGCCGGGCCGGAGCCCTGCGCCGGAGGGGAACGCGGCTCCGGCCCGGCACGACGCACGCGCCGCTCGGCCGTGCGCCGACGGTCGTCCCGGGGAGATCGCGCGGGCGCCGCCTACCAGGAGGACGTGGTCACGCCGGGGAGGAAGCCGGCGTGCGCCTGCTGCCGGATGCGGACGCGGGAGAGCCCGAACCTGCGCAGGTAGCCGCGGGGTCGGCCGTCGACGCCGTCGCGGTTGCGGACCCGGGTGGCGCTGGCGTCGCGCGGCTGCCGGTCCAGTTCCTCCCGCGCGGCCCGCCGCTGCCCGTCGGTCGACGAGGGGGAGCGGACGATCTCCTTCAGCTCGGCCTTGATCGCCCGGGCGCTCAGGGTCAGGCGGACGGTCCGGCCCTCGCCGGGCAGCGGGTAGCGCTTGCGCTGGATGTTCGGGTCGAAGCGGCGCGGGGTGCGCCGGTGGGAGTGGGAGATCGCGTGGCCGAAACCCGGCCGGGCGCCGGTCAGCAGGCAGTGGGCGGACATGGGTCCTGCCTCTCTCTGTGGCGGTTGTCGACACAGTTATTGAAAATGAAAACCGTTGTCGTATACTAGCCCCATGGCACGCAACGAACTCCGCCCAGTCATCAAGCTCCGCTCCACCGCGGGCACCGGCTTCACGTACGTCACCCGCAAGAACCGGCGGAACGACCCCGACCGGCTGGTGCTGCGCAAGTACGACCCGACGGCCCGCCGCCACGTCGACTTCCGCGAAGAGCGCTGAGCGCCCCGGCAGCGGCGAGCAGCACCCTGGCCCGGCACAGCGGCGCCGCACGGACGAACCCCCGCGGACGCACCGCGCAGAAGAGCGGACGCGCCGCACAGAAGAAAGGTCCTGTCATGAAGCCCGGCATCCACCCCGCCTACGGCCCCGTCGTCTTCCGCGACACCGCCTCCGGCTCCGCGTTCCTCACGCGCTCCACCCTCACCGCCGAGAAGACGGTCGAGTGGGAGGACGGGCGGACGTACCCGGTCGTCGACGTCGAGATCTCCTCGGTGAGCCACCCCTTCTACACGGGCACCGCCCGCGTGATGGACACCGCAGGACGCGTCGAGCGCTTCGAGCGCCGCTACGGGGCCCGCTGATGGCACGGGATTCCCGGCTGCCCGTCGTGATCGTCGCCGGGATCCACTCGGACGCCCGCAAGGAGGTCGTCGCACGCCTCCTGCGGGCCGTCCCCGACAGCGTCGCCCTCCACCACGACCTGGCGGGCGCGCCGGACGGCACGGTGCGCCGCCAGGTCCGGGACGCGGGCGGTCTCCTCTCCGAGGACGGCACGCCCCTCGTGAACGACTGCGCGTGCTGCGCGCTGCGCGAGGACCTCGTC
This sequence is a window from Streptomyces sp. NBC_00691. Protein-coding genes within it:
- a CDS encoding RNA polymerase sigma factor translates to MNQRFSWPDERLIKAAQDGDVTSLTTVVMESQPHVRKFANSLCASPQDAEDAAQEALIILYRKIGTLRATGALASWMFRIVRNECLRQVRFLVHRNDEPSAEPEASAERSAEEAVLHRLEVERIAAAVGALPRDQRQVLIMRDVQGLPGRTVAHSLGLSNAAMKSRLHRARAAVRQSLEAIDQAPDQATDQAA
- the rpsN gene encoding 30S ribosomal protein S14, encoding MSAHCLLTGARPGFGHAISHSHRRTPRRFDPNIQRKRYPLPGEGRTVRLTLSARAIKAELKEIVRSPSSTDGQRRAAREELDRQPRDASATRVRNRDGVDGRPRGYLRRFGLSRVRIRQQAHAGFLPGVTTSSW
- the rpmG gene encoding 50S ribosomal protein L33, giving the protein MARNELRPVIKLRSTAGTGFTYVTRKNRRNDPDRLVLRKYDPTARRHVDFREER
- a CDS encoding type B 50S ribosomal protein L31; translation: MKPGIHPAYGPVVFRDTASGSAFLTRSTLTAEKTVEWEDGRTYPVVDVEISSVSHPFYTGTARVMDTAGRVERFERRYGAR